The Pirellulimonas nuda genome includes a region encoding these proteins:
- a CDS encoding NPCBM/NEW2 domain-containing protein produces the protein MTHSLMLAAALMALAASAARGAPDAAPDRTAAPTIDADGRVSTPGADGETVEHEAGAFVRWGAPRESRGRWVAELADGSRVVLYPAWTRRASVSIDAERVSLRGESLLPIEAPRSALRRLLIKAADDTLLLDACTERGTPSADLLWTAAGDRLEGRLAGVQERVVKFEAAGQPVELPLAEIAALRLAGADREHDTARLAIGLADGSLLLAAEAVLDASGLRAKLAGGLEAASDNPESVVFVQTLAGGFRYLSDARPVDYVQTPYSTIKWPFAVDRSLTGGPLWVDGQRRTKGIACHSASRIIYKLEPNDRRFRSEAALEDDAGPGGSVIFRVLAIRDGKFEPLFASETVRTGDPPIAIDVDVSGAQGIALVADYADYGDQSDHAAWIDARLEEGEPQSR, from the coding sequence GTGACCCATTCATTGATGCTCGCGGCGGCGCTGATGGCGCTCGCGGCGTCGGCTGCACGGGGGGCGCCCGACGCGGCGCCCGATCGCACCGCGGCGCCCACGATCGACGCCGACGGCCGGGTGTCGACCCCCGGCGCCGACGGCGAGACGGTGGAGCACGAAGCGGGGGCCTTTGTCCGTTGGGGCGCCCCTCGCGAGTCGCGCGGCCGCTGGGTAGCGGAACTCGCTGACGGCTCACGCGTGGTGTTGTACCCGGCGTGGACCCGTCGGGCTTCGGTTTCCATCGACGCCGAACGGGTCTCGCTGCGTGGCGAGTCGCTCTTGCCGATCGAGGCGCCAAGGTCCGCCCTGCGCCGGCTGCTGATCAAGGCGGCTGACGACACGCTGCTGCTCGACGCCTGCACCGAACGGGGAACCCCCTCCGCCGACCTGCTGTGGACGGCCGCGGGCGACCGGCTCGAGGGCCGGTTGGCAGGCGTGCAAGAACGGGTGGTGAAGTTCGAGGCCGCGGGGCAGCCGGTCGAGCTCCCGTTGGCAGAGATCGCGGCGCTGCGGCTCGCGGGCGCCGATCGAGAGCACGACACGGCGCGACTAGCCATCGGGTTGGCCGACGGTTCGTTGCTGTTGGCGGCCGAAGCGGTGCTCGACGCGTCGGGTCTACGCGCCAAGCTAGCCGGCGGTTTGGAGGCGGCCTCGGACAACCCCGAGTCGGTCGTTTTCGTGCAGACGCTCGCGGGCGGGTTTCGCTACCTCTCCGACGCCCGCCCGGTCGACTACGTGCAGACGCCGTATTCAACCATCAAGTGGCCCTTTGCCGTAGATCGCTCGCTGACCGGCGGGCCGCTGTGGGTCGACGGGCAGCGACGCACCAAAGGGATCGCGTGTCACTCTGCGTCGCGGATTATCTACAAGCTGGAGCCCAACGACCGCCGCTTCCGCAGCGAGGCCGCCCTTGAAGACGACGCCGGCCCCGGGGGGAGCGTTATCTTCCGTGTGCTGGCGATCCGCGACGGAAAGTTCGAGCCGCTTTTTGCCAGCGAGACGGTCCGCACCGGCGATCCGCCGATCGCGATCGACGTAGACGTGTCGGGGGCTCAAGGGATCGCGCTCGTCGCGGACTACGCCGACTACGGCGATCAGTCGGACCACGCGGCGTGGATCGACGCGCGGCTTGAAGAAGGTGAGCCACAGAGTCGCTAA
- a CDS encoding MBL fold metallo-hydrolase: MTQFFTLPLRLSNALLVVGERPVLIDAGSPGEGKRILRGLSTLGVEPQELAAIVLTHAHTDHAGAALALREASGAPVYLHPADGDMLARGVMGPLRPLRFRHRLLLPIVDHPFPGLRADKPLEDGDRLDGLGLSARVVHTPGHSAGSVSLVFDDGDAVVGDLVIGGLLGGLIAPAVPRLPYFAEDVPLLKQSIGRMLDEAPGVWRLGHGGPVRSASVRRRELQK; the protein is encoded by the coding sequence ATGACTCAGTTCTTCACACTGCCCCTCAGGCTCTCCAACGCCCTGCTGGTGGTCGGCGAGCGGCCCGTCCTGATCGACGCCGGCAGCCCCGGCGAAGGGAAGAGGATCCTCCGCGGCCTCAGCACGCTCGGGGTGGAGCCCCAGGAATTGGCGGCCATCGTGCTGACGCACGCCCACACAGACCACGCCGGCGCCGCGCTCGCGCTGCGCGAAGCCAGCGGCGCGCCGGTCTACCTGCACCCGGCCGACGGCGACATGCTGGCCCGCGGCGTGATGGGCCCCCTACGACCGCTGCGGTTCAGGCACCGGTTGCTGCTGCCCATCGTGGACCACCCCTTCCCTGGGCTGCGGGCCGACAAGCCCTTGGAAGACGGCGATCGGCTCGACGGGTTGGGGCTGAGCGCACGCGTCGTCCACACGCCCGGTCATTCGGCCGGCTCGGTTTCGTTGGTGTTCGACGACGGCGACGCGGTGGTGGGCGACCTTGTGATCGGCGGCCTGCTGGGTGGGCTGATCGCCCCCGCGGTCCCCCGGCTGCCGTACTTTGCCGAGGACGTGCCGCTGCTGAAGCAGAGCATCGGTCGAATGCTAGACGAAGCGCCGGGCGTTTGGCGCCTGGGCCATGGCGGTCCGGTTAGGTCTGCGTCGGTCCGCCGCCGTGAATTGCAAAAATAG
- a CDS encoding sulfatase: MKGYFLLFGFLLASVASAADRPPNLVVILADDVGYMDLASYAARVREVPTSELYYETPSLDRMAAEGLSFTQFYVNPLCSPTRASLLTGKWAAPMGFTTATPSSVTTYYNQGLEPPSGYHEQDVVRHRDRIDQQQALLNARTLTALPSGRSQDHGRNEVSLAEALPTYHSAFLGKWHVGGHGALGYQPSDQGFQSLAYYDSGSSPYFRWRPLWSRERLVFSKMRQKKLMWGNPGPETGQEYLTDDLAEQAATFIKGRALKPDQPFLLWFAHFACHAPIEAKPEMIAAFDARGAIEDDGRSNSTYAAMLKSLDQSVGRIMKELRDTGQAENTVVVFLSDNGGVDWLEGGPTSNAPLKGGKATLFEGGIRVPMIVWAPGRDGIAQGGALCNKAVHGVDLYPTLTALAGAKPTPEIDGESFATLLKDPTGKTPGYNRLKMYWHYPFNVDVPHPEDRQPLTPHSAIRSGAYKLIVDWHGRLRLYNIEEDMREEHDLSEKEADRAKRMFAELCDWLDKNVDERYMPKKNPKYDAKEDPREYPFKDLRKELLGKAGFEG, translated from the coding sequence ATGAAGGGATACTTCCTGCTGTTCGGTTTTCTCTTGGCCAGCGTCGCGTCTGCGGCGGACCGGCCCCCCAATCTTGTGGTGATCCTGGCCGACGACGTTGGCTACATGGACCTGGCTAGTTACGCGGCGCGTGTGCGCGAGGTTCCGACGAGCGAGCTGTACTACGAGACCCCCAGTCTCGACCGGATGGCGGCCGAGGGGCTTTCGTTCACCCAGTTCTACGTGAACCCGCTCTGCTCCCCGACGCGCGCCTCGCTGCTGACGGGCAAGTGGGCGGCGCCGATGGGCTTTACCACCGCCACCCCCAGCAGCGTCACCACCTATTACAACCAGGGCCTCGAGCCCCCCAGCGGCTACCACGAGCAAGACGTGGTCCGCCACCGCGACCGCATCGACCAGCAGCAGGCGCTGCTCAACGCCCGCACGTTGACCGCGCTGCCTTCGGGCCGATCGCAAGACCACGGACGCAACGAGGTATCGCTCGCCGAGGCGCTCCCCACCTACCATTCGGCCTTCTTGGGCAAGTGGCACGTGGGGGGGCACGGGGCGTTGGGGTATCAGCCGTCGGATCAAGGTTTCCAGTCGCTGGCGTACTACGACTCGGGGAGCTCGCCCTACTTCCGTTGGCGGCCCCTCTGGAGCCGCGAGCGACTCGTCTTCTCCAAGATGCGGCAGAAGAAACTGATGTGGGGCAACCCGGGCCCCGAGACCGGTCAGGAGTACCTCACCGACGACCTCGCCGAGCAGGCCGCAACGTTCATCAAAGGCCGCGCGCTCAAGCCGGACCAGCCCTTCCTGTTATGGTTCGCTCACTTTGCCTGCCACGCGCCGATCGAAGCAAAACCAGAGATGATCGCGGCGTTCGACGCCCGGGGCGCCATCGAGGACGACGGACGCTCGAACTCTACCTACGCCGCGATGCTCAAGAGCCTCGATCAGTCGGTCGGCCGGATCATGAAAGAGCTCCGCGACACGGGCCAAGCAGAGAACACGGTGGTGGTGTTCCTCAGCGACAACGGCGGCGTCGACTGGCTCGAGGGGGGGCCCACGTCGAACGCGCCGCTCAAGGGGGGCAAGGCGACGCTGTTTGAAGGGGGCATCCGCGTGCCGATGATCGTGTGGGCGCCCGGCCGCGACGGGATCGCCCAAGGGGGCGCGCTCTGCAACAAAGCGGTGCACGGCGTCGACCTCTACCCCACCCTCACCGCGCTGGCCGGCGCCAAGCCCACGCCCGAGATCGACGGCGAGAGCTTTGCGACGTTGCTCAAGGACCCGACCGGCAAGACGCCCGGCTACAACCGCCTCAAGATGTACTGGCACTACCCGTTCAACGTAGACGTGCCGCACCCCGAAGACCGCCAGCCGCTGACGCCCCACTCCGCGATCCGCAGCGGCGCCTACAAGCTGATCGTCGACTGGCACGGCCGGCTCCGGCTGTACAACATCGAAGAAGACATGCGGGAAGAGCACGACCTCAGCGAGAAGGAGGCCGACCGCGCAAAGCGGATGTTCGCCGAGCTGTGCGACTGGCTCGACAAGAACGTCGACGAGCGCTACATGCCGAAGAAGAACCCCAAGTACGACGCGAAGGAAGACCCGCGGGAGTACCCGTTCAAGGACCTGCGGAAGGAGCTGCTGGGGAAGGCGGGGTTTGAGGGCTAG
- a CDS encoding 2,3-bisphosphoglycerate-independent phosphoglycerate mutase — translation MDTHALIKPLLVKNDSKIVLYVGDGLGGLPQEPGGKTELETANTPNLDQLAREGVLGGSIPVAPGISPGSGPGHLGLFGYDPVKFLIGRGALEATGIGFELREGDVAVRANFCTLDAQGNISDRRAGRIPSEESAPLAIKLRQVKIPGIEVFVEPVKEHRFVIVFRGPGLEGAVADTDPQLTGVPPLAAKPTDPGSKKTAEICNEFVKQAQQILKDEKKANGCTLRGVAGKPSLPSFDEAYGLRAAAIAVYPMYKGLARLAGMDIVGDAKTLDEQMQVLKANWDKYDFFFIHFKYTDSSGEDGNFDAKVKRTEEYDAAVPQILALKPDVVIATGDHSTPSMLASHSWHPVPTLLWAKHCRPDAATAFGERDCVTGGLGQFEAKHLMTLALANAGRLGKYGA, via the coding sequence ATGGACACCCACGCCCTCATCAAGCCCCTGTTGGTGAAGAACGACTCCAAGATCGTCCTGTACGTCGGCGACGGGCTCGGCGGCCTGCCGCAGGAGCCGGGGGGCAAGACGGAGCTTGAGACCGCCAACACCCCCAACCTCGACCAGCTCGCCCGCGAAGGGGTGCTCGGTGGCAGCATCCCCGTGGCGCCCGGCATCTCGCCCGGCAGCGGCCCGGGGCACCTGGGGCTGTTCGGCTACGACCCCGTGAAGTTCCTCATCGGCCGCGGCGCGCTTGAAGCGACCGGCATCGGCTTTGAGCTGCGGGAGGGCGACGTCGCCGTGCGGGCCAACTTCTGTACGCTCGACGCCCAAGGAAACATCTCCGACCGCCGCGCCGGCCGCATCCCCTCCGAAGAGAGCGCCCCGCTGGCGATCAAGCTGCGTCAGGTGAAGATCCCCGGGATCGAGGTCTTCGTTGAGCCGGTCAAGGAGCACCGCTTCGTGATCGTGTTCCGCGGCCCGGGGCTTGAAGGCGCCGTCGCCGACACCGACCCGCAGCTCACCGGCGTCCCCCCGCTAGCGGCCAAGCCGACCGACCCGGGGAGCAAGAAGACCGCTGAGATTTGCAACGAGTTTGTGAAACAAGCGCAGCAGATCCTCAAGGACGAGAAGAAGGCCAACGGCTGCACCTTGCGCGGCGTGGCGGGCAAGCCGTCGCTCCCCAGCTTCGACGAGGCGTACGGGCTGCGGGCCGCGGCGATCGCCGTCTACCCGATGTACAAGGGCCTGGCGCGGCTCGCGGGGATGGACATCGTGGGCGACGCGAAGACGCTCGACGAGCAGATGCAGGTGCTCAAGGCCAACTGGGACAAGTACGACTTCTTCTTCATCCACTTCAAGTACACCGACTCCTCCGGCGAAGACGGCAACTTTGACGCCAAGGTGAAGCGGACCGAAGAGTACGACGCCGCGGTGCCGCAGATCTTGGCCCTGAAGCCCGACGTGGTGATCGCCACCGGCGACCACTCTACCCCCAGCATGCTGGCGAGCCATAGTTGGCACCCGGTCCCCACGCTGCTGTGGGCCAAGCACTGCCGCCCCGACGCGGCGACCGCGTTTGGCGAACGCGACTGCGTGACCGGCGGCCTGGGGCAGTTCGAGGCCAAGCACCTGATGACGCTGGCGCTGGCCAACGCCGGCCGGCTAGGCAAGTACGGCGCGTAG
- a CDS encoding glucose-6-phosphate isomerase produces MISYDPSGVFLPEHGITPATLAALAPKLEEARDDVMADTQLWADAADVPAQKQPLDAGFHLLPDRLLDELANRGAESEVARLKATADRLAGELGSVVVLGIGGSYMGARALMEACCHPYHNQAPPTLRGQRPKMYFEGNNVDNDAAQGLLDLLASETSRWGVVVISKSGGTLETAAALRIFLRKLHADYGPGELGRLVVPVTGESGKLFDLAGALGCTEIFPVPDGVGGRFSVLSAVGLLPAAILGLDIQKLLQGAVAMNHHFRNAAPAENVVMQYVGVCHALEAERGCTTRILSTWGKRLEALGLWYDQLLAESLGKQERGALPLTIVNTRDLHSRGQQHQEGVRDKLITNVIVESHERDALAIGPSDNNQDQLNALADKTLPEILSAAIAGTNQAYREDNRPTADLRLPRLDEHVMGQVLQMFMLATVLEGRLIGINPYGQPGVEAYKKNMNAILRK; encoded by the coding sequence ATGATTTCCTACGATCCCTCTGGTGTGTTCCTCCCCGAGCACGGCATCACCCCCGCGACGCTAGCGGCCCTAGCGCCGAAGCTGGAAGAAGCCCGCGACGACGTGATGGCCGACACCCAGCTCTGGGCCGACGCCGCGGACGTGCCCGCCCAGAAGCAGCCGCTAGACGCCGGTTTTCACCTGCTCCCCGATCGCCTGCTCGACGAGCTGGCCAACCGCGGCGCTGAGAGCGAGGTCGCCCGGCTAAAGGCGACCGCCGACCGGCTGGCCGGCGAGCTGGGGAGCGTGGTGGTGCTGGGGATCGGCGGCAGCTACATGGGCGCCCGGGCGTTGATGGAGGCCTGCTGCCACCCCTACCACAATCAGGCGCCCCCGACGCTCCGCGGGCAACGGCCGAAGATGTACTTCGAGGGGAACAACGTCGACAACGACGCCGCACAGGGCCTGCTAGACCTGCTCGCCAGCGAGACGAGCCGGTGGGGCGTGGTGGTGATCTCCAAGAGCGGCGGCACGCTGGAGACCGCGGCGGCGCTGCGGATCTTCTTGCGCAAGCTGCACGCCGACTACGGCCCCGGCGAGCTCGGGCGGCTGGTGGTGCCGGTGACCGGCGAGAGCGGCAAGCTGTTCGACCTGGCCGGCGCGCTCGGCTGCACCGAGATCTTCCCGGTTCCCGACGGCGTCGGCGGCCGGTTCAGTGTGCTTTCGGCGGTCGGCCTGCTGCCGGCCGCGATCTTGGGGCTCGACATCCAGAAGCTGCTCCAGGGCGCCGTGGCGATGAACCACCACTTCCGCAACGCCGCGCCCGCGGAGAACGTGGTGATGCAGTACGTTGGCGTCTGCCACGCCCTCGAAGCCGAGCGTGGCTGCACCACACGCATCCTCAGCACCTGGGGCAAGCGGCTCGAAGCACTTGGGCTGTGGTACGACCAACTGCTTGCCGAGAGCCTCGGCAAGCAAGAGCGTGGCGCCCTGCCGCTGACGATCGTCAACACACGCGACCTTCACAGCCGCGGGCAGCAGCACCAGGAGGGGGTCCGTGACAAGCTCATCACGAACGTGATTGTCGAGTCGCACGAGCGCGACGCGCTGGCCATAGGCCCCAGCGACAACAACCAGGATCAGCTCAACGCGTTGGCGGACAAGACGCTGCCGGAGATCCTCTCGGCGGCCATCGCCGGCACCAACCAGGCCTACCGCGAAGACAACCGGCCCACGGCCGACCTCAGGCTGCCGCGGCTCGACGAGCACGTCATGGGGCAGGTGTTGCAGATGTTCATGCTGGCCACGGTGCTCGAAGGTCGGCTGATCGGCATCAACCCCTATGGCCAGCCCGGCGTCGAAGCCTACAAGAAGAACATGAACGCGATCCTGCGGAAGTAG
- a CDS encoding metal-dependent hydrolase, with amino-acid sequence MTKITWHGHNTWQIDTGKHTLIVDPFFDDNPAAKVKAADVSADFILVSHGHFDHVSDAASIAVRTGATVLAPFEVANWLKKQGVAESKAVGMNPGGGAALSKDGKPFGRLKMTVAHHSSSLPDGSYGGVACGLLVDLPGGRVYFACDTALFLDMRLIGAVGIDLAVLPIGDLFTMGPEDAVEAVRMLGPKRVAPCHYNTWPPIEQDAAAWAQQVRLHTSAEPLTPEVGEPFEL; translated from the coding sequence ATGACGAAGATCACCTGGCACGGCCACAACACGTGGCAGATCGATACCGGAAAGCACACGCTGATTGTCGACCCGTTCTTCGACGACAACCCCGCCGCCAAGGTGAAGGCCGCCGATGTGTCGGCCGACTTCATCCTGGTCTCCCACGGGCACTTCGACCACGTCTCGGACGCGGCGAGCATCGCGGTGCGTACCGGGGCAACCGTGCTTGCGCCGTTTGAAGTCGCCAACTGGCTGAAGAAGCAGGGGGTCGCTGAGTCGAAGGCGGTCGGCATGAACCCAGGCGGGGGCGCCGCTCTATCTAAAGATGGGAAGCCCTTCGGTCGGCTGAAGATGACCGTTGCGCATCACAGCTCGAGCCTCCCCGACGGATCTTACGGCGGAGTTGCTTGTGGGCTGTTGGTCGATCTGCCTGGAGGTCGGGTCTACTTTGCCTGCGACACGGCGCTCTTCCTCGACATGAGGCTGATCGGCGCCGTGGGGATCGACCTTGCCGTGCTGCCGATCGGCGACCTGTTCACCATGGGCCCGGAAGACGCGGTCGAGGCGGTGCGGATGCTCGGCCCGAAGCGCGTCGCCCCGTGCCACTACAACACCTGGCCGCCGATCGAGCAGGACGCCGCCGCGTGGGCCCAACAGGTCCGGCTGCACACCTCCGCCGAGCCGCTAACGCCGGAGGTGGGCGAACCGTTCGAGCTCTGA
- a CDS encoding DUF6263 family protein: MLRLIACCGSLLISAGAAFGDAPTRWKFAEGESLRMRMRQEMTTQVNTGDDPPVATEMTQETVVRFDVTEVNNDGSAQATQTIERVVVDAGSAAIKNTHYDSDSDEPADGLGAMTAPLFGVLVGAPITMTIGPTGEVSDVTLDSKLAETLKNNPLAKTSGTVFSEEGIKRIVQQCVTQLPAGALEVGQTSTDQVEVESPVGVLRLSTTYTYAGQRTEAGRTVRVFETRTEQAIVDGGEPAAVKAEIVDQDGVGELVFDAEAGRPVSSSKQSSFTMKLSDGVDGGARETRTKLKVSSAWSVIEPDEAE, encoded by the coding sequence ATGCTACGTCTGATTGCCTGCTGCGGGTCGCTCTTGATTTCTGCGGGGGCGGCGTTTGGCGACGCACCAACCCGTTGGAAGTTCGCTGAGGGGGAGTCGCTGCGGATGCGTATGCGGCAAGAGATGACCACCCAGGTCAACACGGGCGACGATCCGCCGGTCGCGACCGAGATGACCCAAGAGACGGTTGTCCGGTTCGACGTGACGGAGGTAAACAACGACGGCAGCGCGCAGGCGACGCAGACGATCGAACGCGTCGTGGTAGACGCGGGGAGCGCCGCTATCAAGAACACCCACTACGACTCTGACAGCGACGAACCCGCCGACGGCTTGGGCGCCATGACCGCCCCGCTCTTTGGCGTGCTGGTGGGGGCGCCGATCACTATGACCATCGGCCCGACGGGCGAGGTGAGCGACGTGACGCTCGACTCGAAGCTGGCAGAAACGCTCAAGAACAACCCGTTGGCCAAGACGTCCGGTACGGTCTTCTCCGAAGAAGGGATCAAGCGGATTGTACAGCAGTGCGTCACTCAGCTTCCCGCGGGAGCGTTAGAAGTCGGGCAAACGTCGACGGACCAGGTAGAGGTCGAGTCGCCGGTGGGCGTGCTGCGTCTCTCGACCACCTACACCTACGCCGGCCAGCGAACAGAAGCAGGCCGGACGGTCCGCGTCTTTGAGACGCGGACCGAACAAGCGATCGTCGATGGCGGCGAGCCCGCGGCCGTGAAGGCAGAGATTGTCGACCAAGACGGTGTGGGCGAGTTGGTGTTCGACGCCGAAGCAGGCCGGCCCGTATCGTCCAGCAAGCAGTCGTCGTTCACGATGAAGCTCAGCGACGGTGTCGACGGAGGCGCTAGGGAGACCCGCACGAAGCTGAAAGTGAGCTCCGCTTGGTCGGTGATCGAACCGGACGAAGCAGAGTAG
- a CDS encoding Rieske (2Fe-2S) protein, whose translation MSEFVTVARIGDIPEGEGRVFTVDGRQVGVFNLRGKLHAIDDLCPHQGASLSAGHLDEQGEVTCPWHAWRFSVTDGKWCDNPRLGVDVFEVREVDGEVQVRVG comes from the coding sequence ATGAGCGAATTCGTCACGGTCGCCCGCATAGGGGACATCCCCGAGGGTGAAGGGCGTGTGTTCACGGTCGATGGTCGGCAAGTCGGGGTCTTCAACCTCCGCGGCAAGTTGCACGCGATCGACGACCTCTGCCCCCACCAAGGCGCCTCGCTCAGCGCGGGCCACTTAGACGAGCAGGGGGAGGTAACCTGCCCTTGGCACGCCTGGCGGTTCTCGGTCACCGACGGAAAGTGGTGTGACAACCCGCGGCTCGGGGTGGACGTGTTCGAGGTCCGCGAGGTCGACGGCGAGGTGCAAGTGCGGGTCGGGTAG